From one Triticum urartu cultivar G1812 chromosome 3, Tu2.1, whole genome shotgun sequence genomic stretch:
- the LOC125549215 gene encoding chitinase CLP-like yields the protein MARVLLVLAASLVALAWPASCQRLPVLAPVTKDLATSLYTLPFHDGANLVLDIAGPLVWFTCQRGNLPAELPCKSPACRLANAYPVPGCHAPGCGRHWHDDKTCTAYPYNPVTGACAAGNLVHTRFVANATDGRNPVSQVNVRAVAACAPRKLLASLPRGSTGVAGLAGSCLALPAQVASTQKVANKFLLCLPRGGANGDGVAIFGGGPLHFWVDPSDYTQSMDYTPLVAKQGSPAHYISVKSISMDNTRVPVSERALATGGVMLSTRVPHALLRRDVYRPFVDAFVKALAAQAAPGGPVARAVRPVAPFELCYDAQTLGNTRFGYWVPSVTLALDGGRGWRMPGVNSMVDVEPGTACLAFVEMKGVKAGDGRAPAVIVGGFQMENIVLEFDMEKKRLGMRTMPYYMQCSHFNFTRSA from the coding sequence ATGGCACGAGTCCTCCTCGTCCTGGCCGCCTCGCTGGTCGCACTGGCGTGGCCGGCGTCGTGCCAGCGTCTTCCGGTGCTCGCTCCGGTCACCAAGGATCTCGCCACCTCCCTCTACACCCTCCCCTTCCACGACGGAGCCAACCTCGTCCTAGACATCGCCGGCCCGCTCGTCTGGTTCACCTGCCAGCGTGGCAACCTGCCGGCGGAGCTCCCGTGCAAGAGCCCGGCCTGCCGCCTCGCCAACGCCTACCCCGTCCCGGGCTGCCACGCGCCCGGCTGCGGCCGCCATTGGCACGACGACAAGACGTGCACGGCGTACCCGTACAACCCGGTCACCGGCGCGTGCGCTGCCGGGAACCTCGTCCACACGAGGTTTGTCGCCAACGCTACCGACGGGAGGAACCCGGTGAGCCAGGTGAACGTCAGGGCCGTGGCGGCGTGCGCGCCGAGGAAGCTCCTGGCGTCGCTGCCCCGGGGCTCCACGGGCGTGGCCGGGCTCGCAGGCTCCTGCCTGGCGCTTCCGGCGCAGGTGGCGTCCACGCAGAAGGTCGCGAATAAGTTCCTCCTCTGCCTCCCCCGAGGCGGCGCCAACGGCGACGGCGTGGCCATCTTCGGCGGCGGCCCGCTTCACTTCTGGGTGGACCCGTCGGACTACACGCAGTCGATGGACTACACCCCGCTCGTCGCCAAGCAGGGCAGCCCGGCGCACTACATCTCGGtcaagtccatcagcatggacaacACCCGCGTCCCCGTCTCCGAGCGTGCGCTCGCCACGGGCGGCGTGATGCTCAGCACGAGGGTGCCCCACGCATTGCTCCGCCGCGACGTGTACCGCCCGTTCGTGGACGCGTTCGTCAAGGCTCTGGCCGCACAGGCTGCTCCGGGAGGGCCCGTCGCGCGCGCGGTGAGGCCCGTGGCGCCGTTCGAGCTGTGCTACGACGCGCAGACGCTGGGCAACACGAGGTTCGGGTACTGGGTGCCGAGCGTCACGCTGGCGCTCGACGGCGGGAGGGGCTGGAGGATGCCTGGGGTGAACTCGATGGTGGACGTCGAGCCGGGGACGGCGTGCCTTGCGTTCGTGGAGATGAAGGGGGTGAAGGCCGGGGACGGCAGGGCGCCGGCGGTGATCGTGGGAGGGTTCCAGATGGAGAACATCGTGCTGGAGTTCGACATGGAGAAGAAGCGGCTCGGGATGCGCACGATGCCGTACTATATgcagtgcagccacttcaatttCACTCGAAGCGCCTAA